A genomic window from Massilia sp. METH4 includes:
- a CDS encoding HupE/UreJ family protein, whose translation MLTRFLQCVAVPCLAFAVAAASAHPSPQSEVLLEGRADSVHAQVTLPLDELALALDRRPAEPGPDSALVTDVQLGAYLAAHIRPVAPDGRAWTVKTGDVRWMLRQRPADVVASLTLRPPAGAPLDRFTLNVDAIAHQVPSHVTIVAMRGRGEARPRVVGTLRFGQRSVAVRGADPRWWIGSADLFRLGMAHIAEGADHLLFLLTLLLPAALVANGGRWQGYGGTRHLAANLLKVVTAFTVGHSLTLLLGATGAVRVPEQPVEVAIAASILVSAAHAWRPLFPRREAWIAAGFGLVHGLAFGATLRELDLSGLRLACGILAFNLGIETMQAVIVALAAPLLVLLARSRFGTRGRRVAILAAGAAAVAWVVQRV comes from the coding sequence GTGCTGACGAGGTTCCTGCAATGCGTGGCCGTGCCGTGCCTCGCCTTCGCGGTGGCGGCGGCATCGGCCCACCCGTCGCCGCAATCCGAGGTGCTGCTCGAAGGCCGCGCCGACAGCGTGCATGCCCAGGTCACGCTGCCGCTGGACGAGCTGGCGCTGGCATTGGACCGGCGGCCGGCCGAGCCGGGGCCGGACAGCGCCCTCGTCACCGATGTGCAACTCGGCGCCTACCTGGCCGCGCACATCCGCCCGGTGGCGCCGGACGGCCGGGCATGGACGGTGAAGACGGGAGACGTGCGGTGGATGCTGCGCCAGCGCCCGGCCGACGTGGTGGCTTCGCTGACCTTGCGCCCGCCCGCGGGCGCGCCGCTCGACCGCTTTACCCTGAACGTCGATGCGATCGCGCACCAGGTGCCGAGCCATGTCACGATCGTGGCGATGCGCGGCAGGGGGGAGGCCAGGCCGCGCGTCGTCGGCACGCTGCGCTTCGGCCAGCGCAGCGTGGCCGTGCGCGGCGCCGATCCGCGCTGGTGGATCGGCAGCGCCGACCTGTTCAGGCTGGGCATGGCCCATATCGCCGAAGGCGCCGACCACCTGCTTTTCCTCCTCACTTTGCTGCTGCCCGCGGCGCTGGTCGCCAACGGTGGGCGGTGGCAAGGCTACGGCGGCACGCGCCACCTGGCCGCCAACCTGCTGAAGGTGGTGACCGCCTTCACCGTGGGACATTCGCTCACGCTGTTGCTGGGTGCCACGGGTGCCGTGCGGGTACCCGAACAACCCGTGGAAGTGGCGATCGCGGCGTCGATCCTCGTCTCCGCTGCCCATGCCTGGCGGCCGCTCTTCCCGCGCCGCGAAGCGTGGATCGCCGCCGGCTTCGGCCTCGTGCACGGCCTCGCATTCGGCGCCACGCTGCGGGAACTGGATCTGTCGGGCCTGCGGCTGGCTTGCGGCATCCTCGCCTTCAACCTGGGCATCGAAACCATGCAGGCCGTGATCGTGGCGCTGGCCGCGCCGCTGCTGGTGCTGCTGGCGCGCTCGCGTTTCGGCACGCGGGGCAGGCGCGTCGCCATACTGGCCGCCGGTGCGGCGGCCGTCGCGTGGGTTGTGCAAAGGGTATGA
- the ppa gene encoding inorganic diphosphatase: MSLNKVSAGRDVPNDFNVIIEIPMNADPIKYEVDKESGAIFVDRFMGTAMHYPCNYGYVPNTLSADGDPVDVLVITPFPLIPGVVVRCRAIGVLKMTDEAGQDAKVLAVPVDKVLPIYKHWQKPEDLQDLRLQQIQHFFEHYKDLEPGKWVKVDGWEGPEAAKEEILSGVEAYKKGAQA; this comes from the coding sequence ATGAGTCTGAATAAAGTATCCGCCGGCCGCGACGTGCCGAATGACTTCAACGTCATCATCGAGATCCCGATGAATGCCGATCCGATCAAGTACGAAGTGGACAAGGAATCCGGCGCGATCTTCGTCGACCGCTTCATGGGCACCGCGATGCACTACCCGTGCAACTACGGCTATGTGCCGAACACGCTGTCCGCCGACGGCGACCCGGTCGACGTGCTGGTCATCACCCCGTTCCCGCTGATCCCGGGCGTGGTCGTGCGCTGCCGCGCGATCGGCGTGCTGAAGATGACGGACGAAGCGGGCCAGGATGCGAAAGTGCTGGCGGTGCCGGTCGACAAGGTGCTGCCGATCTACAAGCACTGGCAAAAGCCGGAAGACCTGCAAGACCTGCGCCTGCAGCAGATCCAGCACTTCTTCGAACACTACAAGGACCTCGAGCCGGGCAAGTGGGTGAAGGTCGACGGCTGGGAAGGCCCGGAAGCGGCCAAGGAAGAAATCCTGTCCGGCGTGGAAGCGTACAAGAAGGGCGCGCAGGCGTAA
- a CDS encoding methyl-accepting chemotaxis protein: protein MKAFANMNIGRRLGVVFTLVLGLTIVIAVAAIWRLNKIADETSAMMAVPLAKERLMSEWHTQTFAAVRRTAAIVKSNDTSLAEFFKADGIKTSGRSTELIKQIEPLLEGEEERALFKRIGELRKAYTQAKDKAIKARTDGDPAGSARILNEEYIPAADIYESTLAQLVHMQQRRIDTIAAGITADNGASARMIGILAAAAVTLGALCSWVLTRGIVRPIREAVELAETVASGDLTRKIDATTNDETGALLRALRNMNDSLVKIVTDVRGGTDTIAGASGEIASGNLDLSSRTEQQAASLQETAASMEQITGTVRRNADNASEANELAITASNVAVEGGAVVGKVITTMGSINESSRKIVDIIGVIDGIAFQTNILALNAAVEAARAGEQGRGFAVVASEVRTLAQRSAAAAKEIKGLIGDSVQKVDAGAKLVDQAGATMEQVVESIRRVTGIMAEITAATREQAVGIEQVNQSIGLMDEATQQNAALVEQSAAAAGAMQDQAARLAQAVGLFKLDTALASFAAPAPVRPAAVTRAVAVPVVKPAKTAKPAAPAAAMADEWEEF, encoded by the coding sequence ATGAAAGCATTCGCCAACATGAATATCGGCAGGCGTCTCGGCGTGGTCTTTACGCTCGTGCTCGGCCTGACCATCGTGATCGCGGTGGCTGCCATCTGGCGCCTGAACAAGATCGCCGACGAGACCAGCGCGATGATGGCTGTGCCCCTGGCGAAAGAGCGCCTGATGAGCGAATGGCACACGCAGACCTTCGCCGCGGTGCGCCGCACCGCAGCGATCGTCAAGAGCAACGACACGAGCCTGGCGGAGTTCTTCAAGGCCGACGGCATCAAGACGTCCGGCCGTTCCACGGAACTGATCAAGCAGATCGAACCGCTGCTCGAGGGCGAGGAAGAACGTGCCCTGTTCAAGCGCATCGGCGAACTGCGCAAGGCCTACACCCAGGCCAAGGACAAGGCGATCAAGGCACGTACCGACGGCGACCCGGCCGGCTCGGCGCGCATCCTGAACGAGGAATATATCCCGGCGGCCGACATCTACGAGAGCACCCTGGCGCAACTGGTCCACATGCAGCAGCGCCGCATCGACACCATCGCCGCAGGCATCACGGCCGATAACGGGGCCAGCGCGCGCATGATCGGCATCCTGGCCGCGGCGGCGGTGACGCTGGGTGCGCTGTGCTCCTGGGTCCTTACGCGCGGCATCGTGCGCCCGATCCGCGAAGCGGTCGAGCTGGCCGAGACGGTGGCCAGCGGCGACCTGACGCGCAAGATCGACGCCACCACGAACGACGAAACGGGCGCATTGCTGCGCGCGCTGCGTAACATGAACGACAGCCTCGTGAAGATCGTCACCGACGTGCGCGGCGGCACCGATACGATCGCCGGCGCGTCGGGCGAGATCGCCTCCGGTAACCTCGATCTGTCGAGCCGCACCGAACAGCAGGCCGCGTCCCTGCAGGAAACGGCCGCCTCGATGGAGCAGATCACCGGCACTGTGCGCCGCAACGCCGACAATGCCAGCGAGGCGAACGAACTGGCGATCACGGCGTCGAACGTCGCCGTCGAAGGGGGCGCGGTGGTCGGCAAGGTCATCACCACGATGGGCTCGATCAACGAATCGTCGCGCAAGATCGTCGACATCATCGGCGTCATCGACGGCATCGCGTTCCAGACGAACATCCTGGCGCTCAACGCCGCGGTGGAAGCGGCGCGCGCCGGCGAACAGGGGCGCGGCTTTGCCGTCGTGGCCTCGGAAGTGCGCACGCTGGCGCAGCGTTCGGCCGCCGCCGCGAAGGAGATCAAGGGCTTGATCGGCGATTCGGTCCAGAAGGTGGATGCCGGCGCCAAGCTGGTCGACCAGGCCGGCGCGACGATGGAGCAGGTGGTCGAATCGATCCGCCGTGTCACCGGCATCATGGCCGAGATCACCGCCGCGACCAGGGAGCAGGCGGTCGGCATCGAGCAGGTGAACCAGTCCATCGGCCTGATGGACGAGGCGACCCAGCAGAACGCGGCCCTGGTCGAGCAATCGGCCGCGGCGGCGGGGGCGATGCAGGACCAGGCGGCCAGGCTGGCGCAGGCGGTCGGCCTGTTCAAGCTCGATACGGCGCTGGCGAGCTTCGCGGCCCCGGCACCGGTTCGCCCGGCCGCGGTGACACGCGCCGTGGCGGTGCCAGTGGTCAAGCCCGCCAAGACCGCCAAGCCGGCGGCACCGGCGGCCGCGATGGCGGACGAGTGGGAAGAGTTCTGA
- a CDS encoding uroporphyrinogen-III C-methyltransferase — protein MNELPTLPDPAAPSGAQAGAAVPPAPAGTPPSAPSGLSNRHLTIGVAVLALLLAAHAINTHTQMRKVRTETAMRLQKADAVNAESNQLVKSVQETTRDLQVKVGVLENRQQEAQAQQLALEQLYNDMSRNRDEWALAEIEQVLSTASQQLQLAGNVSGALIALQNADRSLSRSDKPQFITIRRAIARDTEKLKALPSVDSVGLAVRLDNVIAQVDTLPMLSDATLSTHGMADRAAGRHEARVKSRAPQMEPVVPQDTWVTRLQAAWNGWSSEMWTDVRELVRVRTVENPDSLMLAPEHAYFLRENLKLRLLNARMALLSRNEGAFRADLLAAQETLARHFDTRARQTQTVQTLLRQVQGSNLSIEMPTLSDSLNAVRNYKAKP, from the coding sequence ATGAACGAATTGCCTACCTTACCAGACCCGGCTGCTCCATCCGGCGCCCAGGCCGGCGCGGCCGTTCCACCCGCTCCCGCCGGCACGCCGCCTTCCGCTCCCTCCGGCCTGTCCAACCGCCACCTGACCATCGGCGTCGCCGTGCTGGCCTTGCTGCTGGCCGCGCACGCGATCAATACGCACACGCAGATGCGCAAGGTGCGCACGGAGACGGCGATGCGCCTGCAGAAGGCCGATGCCGTCAATGCCGAGTCGAACCAGCTGGTGAAGTCGGTGCAGGAAACCACGCGCGACCTGCAGGTGAAGGTGGGCGTGCTGGAAAACCGGCAGCAGGAAGCGCAGGCGCAGCAACTGGCGCTGGAACAGCTGTACAACGACATGTCGCGCAACCGCGACGAGTGGGCGCTGGCCGAGATCGAGCAGGTGCTGTCGACGGCGAGCCAGCAGCTGCAACTGGCCGGCAACGTGTCCGGCGCGCTGATCGCGCTGCAGAACGCCGACCGCAGCCTGTCGCGCTCCGACAAGCCGCAATTCATCACCATCCGCCGCGCGATCGCGCGCGATACCGAGAAGCTGAAGGCGCTGCCGAGCGTCGATTCCGTGGGCCTGGCCGTGCGGCTGGACAATGTGATCGCCCAGGTCGACACGCTGCCGATGCTGTCGGACGCCACGCTGTCCACGCACGGCATGGCCGACCGGGCGGCGGGCAGGCATGAAGCGCGCGTGAAGAGCCGCGCCCCGCAGATGGAGCCCGTGGTGCCGCAGGATACGTGGGTCACGCGCCTGCAGGCGGCCTGGAATGGCTGGAGCAGCGAGATGTGGACGGACGTGCGCGAGCTGGTGCGCGTGCGCACCGTGGAGAACCCCGACTCGCTGATGCTCGCCCCGGAACACGCCTACTTCCTGCGCGAGAACCTCAAGCTGCGCTTGCTGAACGCGCGCATGGCGCTGTTGTCGCGCAACGAAGGCGCCTTCCGCGCCGACCTGCTGGCGGCCCAGGAAACGCTGGCGCGCCACTTCGACACGCGGGCGCGCCAGACGCAGACGGTGCAGACCTTGCTGCGCCAGGTACAGGGCAGCAACCTGTCGATCGAGATGCCCACCCTCTCGGACAGCCTGAACGCCGTGCGCAACTACAAGGCGAAGCCCTGA
- a CDS encoding heme biosynthesis protein HemY, translating to MAAAIGIAVTARYNPGNVVLFYPPYRMDLSLNIFVVLQVLLFVLLYAVVRAVRATVKMPERVAEYRQRKRERDGNKGLRDALKALFEGRFGHAEKAALRAAELPENAGVAALIGARAAHRMRQAARRDQWLARVADDPAMKTARLMTMTELLVDDHQPEAALAAVRELNASGTRHIHALQWSLKAEQQAKNWPEVLRLVRSLDKHRALHPALSARLRELSYEHLLSDKTHDAESLMRVWATIPTTDRVKPYVACRAATALNSRGLHDEARHVAEEALKANWDERIVRAYRDAAAPAGSAALLAQIEHCEAWLAERPNDAELALALGSLCLKQKLWGKAQRYLEGALSDATEPAMVREAHLKLAQLHEALQQPEEAASHYRQCALATIL from the coding sequence ATGGCGGCCGCCATCGGCATCGCCGTGACGGCCCGCTACAACCCGGGCAACGTGGTGCTGTTCTATCCGCCGTACCGGATGGACCTGTCGCTCAATATCTTCGTGGTGCTGCAGGTCCTGCTGTTCGTGCTGCTGTATGCGGTGGTGCGTGCCGTGCGCGCGACCGTCAAGATGCCCGAGCGCGTGGCCGAGTACCGCCAGCGCAAGCGCGAACGCGACGGCAACAAGGGCTTGCGCGACGCGTTGAAGGCGCTGTTCGAGGGCCGCTTCGGCCATGCCGAGAAGGCCGCGCTGCGCGCCGCTGAGCTGCCGGAAAACGCCGGCGTGGCCGCGCTGATCGGCGCCCGCGCCGCCCACCGCATGCGCCAGGCGGCCCGCCGCGACCAGTGGCTGGCGCGCGTTGCCGACGACCCGGCCATGAAGACGGCGCGCCTGATGACGATGACCGAACTGCTCGTGGACGACCACCAGCCGGAAGCGGCGCTGGCGGCCGTGCGCGAGCTGAACGCCAGCGGCACGCGGCACATCCATGCGCTGCAATGGTCGCTGAAGGCCGAGCAGCAGGCGAAGAACTGGCCGGAAGTGCTGCGCCTCGTGCGCTCGCTGGACAAGCACCGCGCGCTGCACCCGGCGTTGTCGGCCCGGCTGCGAGAACTGTCCTACGAACACCTCTTGTCCGACAAGACCCACGACGCGGAATCGCTCATGCGCGTGTGGGCCACGATCCCGACGACCGACCGCGTCAAGCCCTATGTGGCCTGCCGTGCCGCCACCGCGCTCAATTCGCGCGGGCTGCATGACGAGGCGCGCCATGTGGCGGAAGAAGCGCTCAAGGCGAACTGGGACGAACGCATCGTGCGCGCGTACCGCGACGCCGCCGCCCCGGCCGGCTCGGCCGCGCTGCTGGCCCAGATCGAGCATTGCGAAGCCTGGCTGGCCGAGCGCCCGAACGACGCCGAACTTGCTCTCGCGCTGGGCTCGCTTTGCCTGAAGCAGAAGCTGTGGGGCAAGGCCCAGCGCTACCTGGAGGGGGCGCTGTCCGACGCCACCGAACCGGCGATGGTGCGAGAAGCCCACCTGAAACTCGCCCAGCTGCACGAGGCGCTGCAGCAGCCGGAAGAAGCTGCCAGCCATTACCGGCAGTGCGCGCTGGCGACGATCCTCTAA
- a CDS encoding DUF3500 domain-containing protein: protein MHFSTRAAVIATSLTLFLSGCGSSSDTETGPAIVTQPASVTIIDGSNGVLSVVVKGSGLAYQWYKDGAPIDGATAAIYTATAAGSYYVVVTHAEGSITSGNAVVSVTTAPVITAQPASATILTGTSQVLKVGAEGADLTYQWYKDGVAIGGATAATYSASSAGSYMVQVLNAAGSAQSTAAVIAVSPNVTAPVIITEPRSQTVNAGTGVTFSVAVSGTSVAYQWYRNDVPLAGANGPTYTITAANANSAGIYQVVATNTAGTATSTTAELKVNVLGDGANTAAVVNAANAFLATLTAQQKTVATDATSSTTVLFDYSLANANQWTNLPGNRHGLRLNGSALNSEQLAAANAVIAKALSATGIALLGELRAADQVLATAQANGTGTGMPGGTGMPPTGTFPTDGTGTPMAGTFPPDGAGTPPTGTGGGMAAMGYGSDLYSIAFVGTPSKTSPWILQVIGHHLAYNITYNASKVSATPAFIGVEPPDWSVAADGTVTVTNNASTAGYAHAPMERQRAAMYNLAEAIHADSTASAAAKLAGTFTDVLMGASGNSDGNYKSLVYPTSGRGLQYPAMNDTQKAYVRAAIEAWVNTQAADVAAALLGEYLSDEALADTYVAYGVGQNGTKADFSAYPNAKAVPLDAQHSYMRIDGPRVWIEFVVQQGVVYGTNVHYHTIWRDKTADYGGSF from the coding sequence ATGCACTTTTCAACACGGGCAGCGGTCATCGCCACTTCGCTCACGCTGTTCCTGTCCGGCTGCGGCAGTTCATCCGACACGGAAACAGGTCCCGCGATCGTGACGCAACCCGCGTCGGTCACGATCATCGACGGTTCGAACGGCGTGCTGTCGGTCGTCGTCAAGGGTAGCGGCCTCGCTTACCAGTGGTACAAGGACGGTGCTCCGATCGATGGCGCCACGGCCGCCATCTACACGGCCACGGCGGCCGGCAGCTACTACGTGGTGGTGACTCATGCCGAAGGTTCGATCACGAGCGGCAACGCCGTGGTGTCGGTCACGACCGCCCCGGTCATCACCGCGCAGCCGGCGTCCGCCACGATCCTGACGGGTACCAGCCAGGTGCTGAAGGTGGGCGCGGAAGGGGCCGATCTCACGTACCAGTGGTACAAGGACGGCGTGGCGATCGGCGGCGCGACGGCGGCCACGTATTCGGCGTCCAGTGCCGGCAGCTACATGGTGCAGGTCTTGAACGCGGCCGGTTCGGCGCAGAGCACCGCGGCCGTGATCGCCGTGTCGCCGAACGTGACCGCGCCCGTGATCATCACGGAGCCGCGCTCGCAAACGGTGAACGCCGGCACGGGCGTCACGTTCTCGGTCGCCGTCAGCGGCACCAGCGTCGCTTACCAGTGGTACCGCAACGACGTGCCCCTCGCCGGTGCCAACGGCCCCACCTACACGATCACGGCGGCAAACGCCAACAGCGCCGGCATCTACCAGGTCGTGGCCACGAACACGGCGGGTACCGCCACCAGCACCACGGCGGAGCTGAAGGTGAACGTCCTGGGCGATGGCGCCAACACGGCGGCCGTCGTCAACGCCGCAAATGCCTTCCTGGCCACGCTGACGGCGCAGCAGAAGACTGTCGCCACCGATGCCACGTCGTCCACCACGGTGCTGTTCGACTACTCGCTGGCCAATGCGAACCAGTGGACGAACCTGCCGGGCAACCGCCACGGCCTGCGCCTGAACGGCAGCGCGCTGAACAGCGAGCAGCTGGCGGCGGCCAATGCCGTGATCGCGAAGGCGCTGAGCGCCACCGGCATCGCGCTGCTGGGCGAGCTGCGCGCGGCCGATCAGGTGCTGGCCACGGCGCAGGCGAACGGCACCGGCACCGGCATGCCGGGCGGTACGGGCATGCCACCCACCGGCACCTTCCCGACGGACGGTACCGGAACGCCGATGGCCGGGACCTTCCCTCCGGACGGTGCCGGCACCCCGCCAACGGGCACCGGCGGCGGCATGGCAGCGATGGGCTACGGCAGCGACCTGTATTCGATCGCCTTCGTGGGCACGCCCTCGAAGACGTCGCCCTGGATCCTGCAGGTGATCGGCCACCACCTGGCCTATAACATCACCTACAACGCCAGCAAGGTAAGCGCCACGCCGGCATTCATCGGCGTCGAACCGCCCGACTGGAGCGTGGCCGCGGACGGCACGGTGACCGTCACGAACAATGCTTCCACCGCGGGGTACGCGCACGCGCCGATGGAAAGGCAGCGCGCCGCCATGTACAACCTGGCCGAAGCCATCCATGCGGACAGCACGGCGAGCGCCGCCGCGAAACTGGCCGGCACCTTCACCGACGTGCTGATGGGCGCTTCGGGCAACAGCGACGGCAACTACAAGTCGCTGGTGTACCCGACCAGCGGCCGCGGCCTGCAATACCCGGCCATGAACGACACGCAGAAGGCCTATGTGCGCGCAGCGATCGAAGCCTGGGTGAACACGCAGGCGGCGGACGTGGCGGCCGCGCTGCTGGGCGAATACCTGTCCGACGAGGCACTGGCCGACACCTATGTGGCCTATGGCGTCGGCCAGAACGGCACCAAGGCCGATTTCTCCGCCTACCCGAACGCGAAGGCGGTGCCGCTCGACGCGCAGCACTCGTACATGCGCATCGACGGGCCGCGCGTGTGGATCGAATTCGTCGTGCAGCAGGGCGTGGTGTACGGCACCAATGTCCACTACCACACGATATGGCGCGACAAGACGGCCGATTACGGCGGCAGCTTCTGA
- a CDS encoding aryl-sulfate sulfotransferase — MTVARRRFTTLPTLGALAAAMMVAMPAVAAPSVHPTGVTRYDPERAWNGYVLFSGQDKKTHLIDMNGNEVRQWPYEGFPPVLLDPALTKGKKGNVLVQLAQLPGVQQAGNGLGNKSIGEVDWNGKVLWQWGEGAQDAYASASVDSAGAPGGTAKQHHDWRRLANGNTLVLANKVHAVPGFAAKALLDDVIYEVTPDGKLAWQWTASEHLDEFGFSPEALKLVKAAQPKHGAQAVDWLHINNMSVVGPNKWHKAGDSRFAPDNILVDSREANFIVIIDKKTGKIVWSLGPDYPAIAGTAVPRAVDQIIGPHDAHIIPEGLPGAGNLLVFDNQGEAGYPKVSPGIFPHSRVLEIDPVSKRIVWQYTATDSRQPQWSFYSAFISSARRLPNGNTLIDEGMTGRFFQVTPRGDIVWEYVSPYYGVSAVGGSGKQIDTNWVYRAQPVPYDWVPEGTPRSEQPVPMPAIARQ, encoded by the coding sequence ATGACCGTTGCACGACGCCGCTTCACGACCCTGCCAACCCTTGGTGCGCTGGCGGCGGCGATGATGGTGGCGATGCCGGCGGTCGCGGCGCCCAGCGTGCATCCTACCGGCGTCACGCGCTATGATCCGGAGCGCGCCTGGAATGGCTATGTGCTGTTCTCGGGGCAGGACAAGAAGACACACCTCATCGACATGAACGGCAACGAGGTGAGGCAGTGGCCGTACGAAGGCTTCCCGCCGGTGCTGCTCGACCCCGCGCTGACCAAGGGCAAAAAGGGCAATGTGCTGGTGCAGCTGGCGCAGCTGCCCGGCGTGCAGCAGGCCGGCAATGGCCTCGGCAACAAATCGATCGGCGAAGTGGACTGGAACGGCAAGGTGCTGTGGCAGTGGGGCGAGGGCGCGCAGGATGCGTACGCTTCCGCCTCGGTCGACAGCGCCGGCGCGCCGGGCGGCACCGCCAAGCAGCACCATGACTGGCGGCGCCTCGCCAACGGCAACACGCTGGTACTCGCGAACAAGGTGCATGCCGTGCCCGGCTTCGCCGCGAAGGCCCTGCTCGACGACGTGATCTACGAGGTCACGCCGGACGGCAAGCTCGCCTGGCAATGGACCGCATCCGAGCACCTCGACGAATTCGGCTTCTCGCCCGAGGCACTAAAGCTTGTGAAAGCCGCGCAGCCTAAGCACGGGGCGCAGGCGGTCGACTGGCTGCACATCAACAATATGTCGGTGGTCGGACCGAACAAATGGCACAAGGCCGGCGACAGCCGCTTCGCGCCGGACAATATCCTGGTCGATTCGCGCGAAGCCAATTTCATCGTCATCATCGACAAGAAGACCGGCAAGATCGTCTGGTCGCTGGGCCCCGACTATCCGGCCATCGCCGGCACGGCGGTGCCGCGCGCCGTGGACCAGATCATCGGCCCGCACGACGCCCACATCATTCCCGAAGGCCTGCCCGGCGCCGGCAACCTGCTGGTGTTCGACAACCAGGGCGAGGCCGGCTATCCGAAGGTCAGCCCCGGCATCTTCCCGCACTCGCGCGTGCTGGAGATCGACCCGGTCAGCAAGCGGATCGTGTGGCAGTACACGGCCACCGATTCGCGCCAGCCGCAATGGAGCTTCTACAGTGCCTTCATCTCGAGCGCGCGCCGCCTGCCGAACGGGAACACGCTGATCGACGAAGGCATGACCGGCCGCTTCTTCCAAGTCACACCGCGCGGCGACATCGTGTGGGAGTACGTGAGCCCGTACTACGGCGTGTCCGCAGTGGGCGGCAGCGGCAAGCAGATCGACACGAACTGGGTCTATCGCGCGCAGCCGGTGCCGTACGACTGGGTGCCCGAGGGCACGCCGCGTTCCGAGCAGCCGGTGCCCATGCCCGCCATCGCCAGGCAATAA